The Hippopotamus amphibius kiboko isolate mHipAmp2 chromosome 3, mHipAmp2.hap2, whole genome shotgun sequence genomic interval CCCATAAGACTTCAGGTTTCCAGAGTCAGAGaagataatattttgttttcttttcccaaactacttttctcctcttctgtttatttctttctcttgttttctttacttcctttctctttcttctgttaatatttattaactatATGGAAGATTCATGACCCTATACGAGATTTGTGAGGTTTCCCCAACCTGGGTTAGAGAGATGGCTTAACCAAATGGTGGGAAAGTGCAGAGCAATGATGGACAAAATAAAGTTCTTCACGGGGAAATGGAGAAATCAATTGAATAGCACAGTTGGGTAGGTTTGTTTCCTGTTCtcctcagggaaatgcagagCAGTCCAGAGTGGCCATCAACCAATGGGTATCCAATAAGACTCATGGGCGTATCACTGATGTCATTCCCCCAGAAGCCATCAACGAGTTCACTGTCCTGGTGCTGGTCAACACCATTTACTTCAAGGTACTTCTTTTCCTCCAGCTCGCCCTCTTTCATACCTTTAGGCATGTGTAGGTAGACCTTTTTGAGAAATTGTATATGCATGATCTGGGCAGAAATACAAATTTGCTTAGTCTAGACTCACATCTAGGGCTGTGGCTGCTGGGCTGAGGTCCAAAGAGGGCCTGGTAGTGTCTCTGGGACCAAGGCATAGCATACATACAGACAGCACGCTCAGCAGCAAGGTGTGCGTGGTAATAAATTCTCATACGTATGTGATGATTTCTCCTGTCCAGTTAACTCCATTGTGAAATCTGGAATAAAATGACAGAGTCTATAGACAATCCTCAGTGATGAGGTTTTCTCCATCATCTAGAACAGCTTCTACAGTGACTCAAAATTCCTCTTGCCTGAAGCTTCTGAACCTCCTTTTGCCAGGCTAACCTCAAAACTGCAGAGGCCTTGTGACAATGGTCATGCAGATGGCTTTGTCTTTCTCAGAGAGTCAAGAGTTCTAAAAACTGTtcgaacttttttttttttaatttatttttggctgcattgggtctttgttgctgcctgtggacctttccctagttgtggtgagaaggggctactctttgttgcagtgcacgggcttctcattgcgatggcttctcttgttgtggagcatgagctctaggcgcgcgggcttcagtagttgtggtgcactggctcagtagttgtggtgcacaggcttagttgctctgcggcatgtgggatcttcctggaccagggctcgaacccgtgtgccctgcattggcaggcggattcttaacaactgcgccaccagggaagtccaagactaTTCCAACTTTATCACATTTCTGAAGAAGGCTGAGGGCGAGGGTGCTGGGAGTAGACAGACCATGCATACTCCGGAGGCCTCCCGCTTACTCCAGGCTGCACGGTGCCCTCCCCAGCTAATGCTCCCTGTGCACTCTTCCCCCCACTGCGCCCAGGGGCTCAGCCAGTCACTGCTGTGGCTTGGGGGGTTCCCTCACCCCAAGAATGGAGTGGGTTGCATTCCCACAGTGTGTGTTGCCCTTTACAGTTTGTGGAACACTTTGCCATTTATTGGTTCTCCTGATCCTCATGGCATCACAAGTGAGAACTCGGGCCACTTAGACAGATTACTTAGTTTAAATCCAGACTCTTCCATTTCTGACTGCAAACTTGAGTGAGTTACCTGAGACCTTTCTTGTGCCCCAATTTCTATATCTATAAAATAGTAGTAATGATATATCTACCTCGTAGGGTTACTGAGGGGATTAAGTTAATGGACAGAAAGAGCTTGTAGcggtgcctgacacacagtaagcatCCTACAAATATTGCTGATAACCAGCtcctaattttacagataaagaaccaccactcagggcttccctggtggcgcagtggttaagaatccatctgccaatgcaggggacacgggtttgagccctgatccaggaagatgccacatactacggagcaactaagcccgtgagccacaactactgagcctgtgctctagagcctgtgagccacaacaattgcgcccatgtgccacaactactgaagcctgcacatgcctagagcccgggctctgcagcaagagagccactgcagtgagaagcccgtgcatcccaacggagagtagcccccacttgctgccagtgcacagcaacgaagacccaatgagccaataaataattaaaaaaaaaaaaatccaccactCAGAGAGTTAAATGACTTGTCCCCAAATCAAGGAGCAAGAAGATGACAACGAATGATTATTACCACTCCTAAATGTCAAAGCAGTGTCTTGTATTCCCCTCCTTCTCTGAACAGGAAGTTGGCCAGGCCTCACTCTCTGCCTGGCAGGACTCCCAGATGACCCCCTGGGGTTATTACCTGTGTCTGGCTTTATTCATCGGGGACAGAGCCCAGCATTTTAGAGGATGGCTTTTGAGAAAGAGGCTGGTAGGAGGCAGAAAGCAAAAGGCAATTAGATTTAAACTCTAGAAGAGACTTGCAGAGAGGCCAGTaggttgttcttgtttttatttttcttgttaaaaaagCAAATAGTTGCTGCTGAAAATCtgggaaatacagaaaagttCACTGAAAAAAACCCACTCGTGATTCTATCACTCTGACACAGTCAGTGTTAAAACTTTTTCATGCATATCTCTTTAGTTTTTGGTCTTAGCAATTAtacttacatatttatataataaaatattatgactATTTCCCATGTcaatattcaaaatgtttttgGTCTTCTTGCTTTGTGATTCTCCCACCTGGCATCTTCTTCCAGGGCCTGTGGAAGTCAAAGTTCAGCCCTGAGAACACAAGGAAGGAACTTTTCTACAAGGCTGATGGGGAGTCATGTTCAGTATTAATGATGTACCAGGAAGGCAAGTTCCGCTATCGGCGCGTGGCAGAAGGTACCCAGGTGCTCGAGTTGCCCTTCAAGGGTGATGACATCACCATGGTGCTCATCCTGCCCAAGCTCGAGAAGAGCCTGGCCAAGGTGGAACAGGAACTCACCCCAGAGGTGCTGCAGGAGTGGCTGGATGAGCTGGAAGAGACACTGCTCGTGGTCCACATGCCCCGCTTCCGCATCGAGGACAGCTTCAGTGTGAAGGAACGGCTGCAAGATATGGGCCTCGAGGACCTGTTCAGCCCTGAGAAGTCCAAGCTCCCGGGTGAGTGCAGGAAggactttcctcctctctctgcccccagaGTGGTCTGACCAAAGGCGGAAGAGATGGGGAAAGAGTAGAAAAGAGCGAGTCAGGACAACTGGATTCTAATCCCAGTTCTACTGCTAACTCAGGGAAATCTCTTCCCCTTCAAGgtgtcagttttctcttctgtaaaagggGAAGTTGGCCCTTGGATCTCCACGGGCCCAGCTGGCACTGGAACCCTTTGAGTCTGTAACTGATAGAAGAGATGGGATCAGGTAGAGAAGAACTTGGAAAGCTTGGAAAATTCAGAGCAAAGAGACAGATATGATTAAGAGCCAGGGACATCTGGGTCCCACAAAATAGGCATAGCTGACATTTAACAGCCTTTCTTCACCTTATACTCCAAAGGGCTTATGTGTTTTCTAAGGTCACATGGATAGATACAGTCAAATGCTTCCCAGTTTTGATACTTTGATAATGGTGTTAAGTTGGTTTGGTTCTTCCAACCCACCATCCTTTaacaaaatgcattaaaataactcttctttaaaaagaagcttACAATGTTAGTTAATTGGATTTACCTTTAATGGGCTGTCTTTAGGTCTGAAAACCACTCCTTCTCTTAAAAGTGCTGCCACACTGTAAGGAAAGACATTTCTACTAGACggagtttttctttaagaacagagtcctcacctcccaccccgcccAACCCCCTGAGCTGAAGCATGAGATTAAATTCACAGGAGCCAGACTGAATAAACccaaaatacattattatttttaacgtATTTATTTTTGAGGGTATCATTAGGTGAGGGTTCaggatttctttctatttttcaaaagtggcagggcaagaataaagatgcagatgtagagaacggacttgaggacatgcggCGAGGGGGGTAGGtgggagggggaagctgggacaaaatgagagagcagcattgacatatatacactaccaaatgtaaaacaggaggctagtgggaagctgctgcatagcacagggagatcagctcaatgactggtgatgacctacaggggtgggataaggagggtgggagggaggcttaaaagggagcggatatggggatatatgaataaatacagctgattcactttgttgtacagcagaaactggcacaactatgtaaagcaattatactccaataaagatttggaaaaaaaaaagccccaaaggaCATTTTAATTTAAACTGAATTCCTTTCTGTGGTTGAAGCCAACtttctcccatttcacagagcTTTCTCTGGTTTTGCTTCTAGGTATTGTTGCAGAAGGCCGGAGAGACCTCTATGTCTCAGATGCATTCCACAAGGCATTTCTTGAGGTGAGGACACctctctgtgctctctattcttaTGCTGCTTTTTTATTCCCATGCCGCTTTATTATTCAATACATTAATATCTCATGTGATTAGTAACTTTGGAGTTGTTCCTCCGCTGGCTCTTACAGTGTAGACAGCACATCTGAACAGTAGGAGAAAAGGCGTTTCCAGTGTCCCTCAAACCCCAAATCTGTAGTGCCCTCCTCCACGAGGCCTGCTACAATATAGCTCTGACTTGAAGCCCTCATGGTCTAATTGTTCCACCCTCCATCCATTACCTCTCCTGGGAACGTAGACAGTAAGGGGAAGGTGACACAGGAAGAGCAGCCAGGAAAGGCATTCAGAGGAGAACCAGGAGAGGATGAGCTAATGGAAACCCAGGAAGGAATGTTAAGAAGATGGAAAGCgtctagtaaggagattgaaaagTGACCACAGGCGACTTTTCCCTGAGGAATCTGGACAGCGTAGTGGGGGCACCACCTAATTGTAATGGTTGAAGAGCaaatggaaaggaagggaggggagctgGTGAGTGTAGATCATGTCCTACAGTGTGTTCCAGAAAACTAGAGCTCTGGACGCTACTGCAGGTAACAAAAGGTTAGGTGATCAAGTAAATGTATAGCCTCTTTTTGGGAAATTAACAAGAATCAATGCATATTGGAGTGTCGACATCTGAGCAGTTCCACAGTGAAGAAAGTGGTTCAGTATTGCTTAACCTAGTGTTGCCCCAACTAAGATGCCCGTGGAAACCTTTACTAGAGTAAGAGCTGTGTAAATCCTGTAGAATTTCTGGCTCTCAAACAAATACTgaactatagatcaatggcaTTAGCTAGCTGGGGAGCTTAACTCAAGATGGTGTCTGAGAATCTGTATATTTTCAAAGCTCCTCAAGGAATTTTGATGCACAGCCAGGTGTGGGACGCCTTTATGTAGGTTATGCTTTGGGGGAACCAGGCTGTGAGGGAAATGTGATGGGCCAATGTTAGAGGAAggtcacaggagggaggaaatcACCAAGAGACAAGAGTGTGGTCAAAGAGTAAGGTTTCAGAGCATGGTGCTGGCAAACATAGTTGCGGAGTCCAAGTTCAGTGCAGTTAGGAGGAAAGTGGACGGATCAAGGGACAGGAGGCAGTCAGTCTTTGTAATGGGAATGAGGAAATGCgatagcttaaaaaaacaaagggtTATATAGTCTGAGAGAAGGATAATGTAATTATAATCTCAAAAGTCGAGATGTTCTGAGAGATGTCAAGTTCAAGGGGTAGCCATGGACTAGTTTAAGTGAAGGTAATGCTCATTGGGTTGGATGAGATAAAAGAGATGGGAGGCTAGAGTAATGAATGGGTCTCCTGCCACAATATTTTAATTGTCTAGGTCACATGATGGCAGGAGTCAGGGCAGACAGAAAGGCTATTGGCTAGGCAACAAAATCCTCAATGTGGGAATATAATCTGTAGGACAATAGATGTCCATGACCTGTAGGACAACAGCAAGAGTAGAGGGATATATCTTAAAGATACTGAGGTCAGAACAGGGGATTTTACATGAGTACTGGATTAATGGTTTTGGAAGTAAAAACTACACGGATACCACATGGATTATGGAAGAGAGAGCACTTAGAAAGATTGCAAGGGAAGATGACTCCTCAGGGTTTTAATTATGATTGAGAACCTTCTTCCAAGGACTGCAAATAGAAGTGGTCAGCTCAGACCTCCTTGAGGGCCTTGAGTTACTATTAAGAAGCAGCAGCAGTTCACATTCATTTTGTGTACTTGAGCCCACTAAACAATGATGCAAGTTTCCTCCATGGCTCTTGGGAACCCAATACACAGGACCCCAACTGATTGTAGAGCTCCTGAGGAGCCATTAAAAACCAGAATCTGACTTGAATAAAAGGATCCTGGTCTTACAAAAGCTCCAGTCTGCTCATAAATTTAATGCTGGAATGATCATGAAATAGATAGCACGGGTATAAGGGAGAGGTGGTAAGGAAAGAGGGAGGGCGAGAACATTATCGACCAGCTCCTCAAAGCTCAGGGATCTGAAGTGCTTTCATCAGAGGTGGGGACAGAGTTTTAGTGACATTCTGGGTCCCCAAAGTTTTCTAAAGATATCTCTCTCCAGACCTGTGCAGTTCTACTTACCAGCAAGTTCAAATACCATCATTTCAGTCTATTACTCCAAGAAATACTCATTTCATCCAGCCAGAGGACCCACCTCTTTTCACAGGCCCCAGCTCCTGAGTGGCTGCTTACAGTAGTTATATCTGGAATCTTGATTCTCCAGGAGTGAAACTATCTCAACTACAGTGCTCTAATCTTGAGTCAAAATGTCTTTTAGTATCCAGTACAATACCATATACAACGGTGCCAGCCAGAAATGTGACAACCTTGTATACATCCAGATCTCTGGTTTAGAGGTTATCTGAATGGACCCTGGCACTTATTATTCAGCACAAGGCTTGGATGACACAAGTGCTTACATCAATATTCAGTGGATAACAGAAAGACTAAAAGTAGGGCTCCGCAGGGAACCCAACCTGACCCAAGTGTACTTTCAACTGGAAAACAAATGGCATTTTGAGGAATTGCTGTGTCCATGGATGACGTGCCTGCCTGTGATGAGCTGCGGAGTAGCTAACAGAGCAGTCTGTTTCCTATTTGACCTGCAGGTAAACGAGGAAGGCAGTGAAGCAGCAGCAAGTACCGTTGTTGGCATTGCTGGCCGTTCGCTGAATCCCAGCAGAGTGACGTTCAAGGCCAACAGGCCCTTCCTGGTTCTTATCAGGGAAGTTGCTCTGAACACCATTGTCTTCATGGGCAGAGTAGCCAACCCTTGTGTTAACTAAAATGTTATCCTTTGTACTTCTTTCTATTTTGGTTTGTGActagaagtaaaaataaacacaactaCTCCCATATCTCACAATTATGAATGGACTTTGCCACCTGAAATGAAGACAAGGCAAGTAGAAATGGATATAGAGATCTTGCTGGGAGTTTGGGAAAATGAGGCTTTCAACTGTCCTCTAGCAGTGACCACATCTGGGTCAGGAAAGTGAAGGAGGGAGAGATGTCTTTGCTTCATCTTGAAAGATGGCAGGCATCCTGAGAGGGCAGGGAGAGCTTGAAATCTAGGTAATCCCCTCAcactaaaaaaattcaaaaatttaaaacaaattaatctCTATACAGAAAAGACAAGGATTCAGATCtgaatattaaatcatttaattctcaaaccaCTCACATGCATAATGTTCTTTTACACAGTgttaaaataaagaggaaaatgtatttttatacagAATTTCAAGTATACATTAATAGACTTTTCAAATTACTAACCAAGTTGCTAAGTTTTCATTCACATTGTTCTTAAAGCTGTTCAACGAGAAAGCTTTTGCTAAACtgctttaaatatgtttatataaaccCATATATCTTCACTCTTTCTCTGaatctccctcccccaaccccagtcgctgcccaccctcctgccctcccccctcccccgatACAACAGGGCTCCTGGGGCTCTAGGATACATGCAACCCCACCAAGAACTATTGGCTTGTCATCAGGGGAAGGACAGAATCCACAGGAGGAGAGACTGAGAATGCCTGTCAAATTAAGGGAGAGAACAAATCTGATACTTAGAAATGACACCAATCAGGATCCTATTTTATAGCCTGTGTGATTCACTTGCCTtttcattgaaaaaaacaaaacaaaacaaaagtctcAGCCTCCCACAAAACCACCCACAGGTTTGATAATTTGGTAGCTGAGAAAGTAACTTAATACTGGGTATTTTCCCCAGTGAAACTTCTAAAATCAGGGGAGGCATTTTCAACCttttttcatttggttgtttctttttccctttggctgggggtggggacagcttAAAAATGGTTGATTTTTGTGTTTACATTAAGGAATTTGGTTAATTTCACACGGTCCGCCAAGAGTTCTCCCTTCTCAACTCTCCTCCTGAAGTAATCTGGCTTCAGGGCCAGAACAGCCACTCTCCTTAGGAATTAAAGTGCATTTTTTCAgtaaaagtggggtggggggaggtgtggtTTACACTTAAGTGACAGTGATTAAAAGAGGGTGGGGTGAGAGAAAACCCTATTCCTATATATAGGTGTTTATAGTTAAGGTCATAATGAAAACTGATATTCTCTAAGGAAATAAGATGTACAAACCCAGTCCAGCACCCTCAGAGGTTAAAGAGTGCTAGCCTGGCTCACTGACTTTTCTGAGGCATCTTTATTAATGGAGTAATCACTTCAGATGAACGACACAAACCTCAAATGTTAgttttttcaaagggaaaaaacagactGGTAGGTTCTTCTAGTTAAAAACTCTATCTCACTCCCTTTCAGGGATAACAACATTTTAGAAATTGATTGTCTGTTTTAATATGAATCCTTGATTAACAAGTTGTGAAAAAATGTTAGATAAGTTTGTTGCTTAGAAATATTATG includes:
- the SERPINC1 gene encoding antithrombin-III, producing the protein MLSNGIGAVAAGKRSVCLLSLLLIGLWGRVTCHWSPVEDICTAKPRDIPVNPMCIYRSPEKKATEGEGSEQKIPEATNRRVWELSKANSHFATIFYQHLADSKNDNDNIFLSPLSISTAFAMTKLGACDNTLKQLMEVFKFDTISEKTSDQIHFFFAKLNCRLYRKANKSSELVSANRLFGDKSITFNETYQDISELVYGAKLQPLDFKGNAEQSRVAINQWVSNKTHGRITDVIPPEAINEFTVLVLVNTIYFKGLWKSKFSPENTRKELFYKADGESCSVLMMYQEGKFRYRRVAEGTQVLELPFKGDDITMVLILPKLEKSLAKVEQELTPEVLQEWLDELEETLLVVHMPRFRIEDSFSVKERLQDMGLEDLFSPEKSKLPGIVAEGRRDLYVSDAFHKAFLEVNEEGSEAAASTVVGIAGRSLNPSRVTFKANRPFLVLIREVALNTIVFMGRVANPCVN